Below is a window of Vulpes vulpes isolate BD-2025 chromosome 14, VulVul3, whole genome shotgun sequence DNA.
TTCATAGTGCAGCTGCCTTTAGATTCAGAGAACCCCATTAACACTGAAGCAGTGGTCAATGCTATTGTACCCGAAAAGGATGTGGATGGGTTGACTAGCATCAGTGCTGGAAAACTTGCTAGAGGTGATCTGAAAGACTGTTTCATCCCTTGTACACCTAAAGGATGCTTGGAACTAATCAAAGAGACAGGGGTACAGATCGCTGGAAGGCACGCTGTAGTGGTTGGGCACAGTAAGATAGTTGGTGCCCCGATGCATGACCTGCTTCTGTGGAACCATGCCACAGTGACCACCTGCCACTCCAAGACAGCCAATCTAAGTGAGGAGGTAAATAAAGGTGACATCCTGGTGGTTGCAACTGGTCAGCCAGAAATGGTAAAAGGGGAGTGGATCAAACCTGGGGCAATAGTCATCGACTGTGGGATCAATTATATTCCAGATGATACAAAACCAAATGGGAGAAAAGTGGTGGGTGATGTGGCATACAATGAGGCCAAGGAGAGGGCGGGCTTCATCACTCCTGTTCCTGGCGGCGTGGGGCCCATGAAGGTGGCAATGCTAATGCAGAGCACAGTGGAGAGTGCGAAGCGTTTCCTGGAGAAATTTAAGCCAGGAAAGTGGATGATTCAATATAACAACCTTAACCTCAAGACTCCTGTTCCAAGTGACATTGATATATCACGGTCTTGTAAGCCAAAGCCCATTGGCAGCCTGGCGCGGGAAATCGGTCTGCTCTCTGAAGAGGTGGAATTATATGGTGATACAAAGGCCAAGGTTCTGCTCTCAGCACTGGAACGCCTGAAGCACCAGCCTGATGGAAAATACGTGGTGGTGACTGGAATCACCCCAACGCCCCTGGGAGAAGGGAAAAGCACAACCACCATTGGGCTGGTGCAGGCCCTTGGTGCCCATCTTCATCAGAACGTCTTTGCATGTGTACGACAGCCTTCTCAGGGCCCGACCTTTGGAATAAAAGGTGGCGCTGCAGGAGGTGGCTACTCACAGGTCATTCCCATGGAAGAGTTTAATCTCCACCTCACTGGTGACATCCATGCCATCACTGCAGCGAATAACCTTGTCGCCGCGGCCATCGATGCCCGGATGTTCCACGAACTGACGCAGACAGACAAGGCTCTCTTTAATCATTTGGTACCATCAGTAAATGGAGTGAGAAAGTTCTCTGATATCCAAATCCGAAGGTTAGTTACAGAGACTGGGTATTGAAAAAACTGACCCTACCGCACTGACTGATGATGAGATAAACAGATTTGCAAGATTGGACATTGATCCAGAAACCATAACTTGGCAAAGAGTATTGGATACCAACGATAGATTCCTAAGGAAGATCACAATCGGACAGGCTCCAACAGAAAAAGGGCACACACGGACGGCCCAGTTTGATATCTCTGTGGCCAGTGAAATCGTGGCTGTGCTGGCTCTCACCAGTTCACTagaagacatgagagagagactgagcaaaaTGGTGGTGGCATCCAGCAAGAAAGGGGAGCCTATCAGTACCGAAGATCTGGGGGTGAGTGGTGCATTGACAGTGCTTATGAAGGATGCAATCAAGCCTAATCTCATGCAGACATTAGAGGGCACTCCAGTTTTCGTTCATGCTGGACCATTTGCCAACATCGCACATGGGAATTCTTCTATCATTGCAGACCGGATTGCACTCAAGCTTGTTGGCCCTGAAGGGTTCGTGGTGACTGAAGCAGGATTTGGAGCAGACATTGGAATGGAAAAGTTTTTTAACATCAAATGCCCGGTATTCTGGTCTCCGCCCTCATGTAGTGGTGCTTGTTGCCACTGTCAGGGCTCTTAAAATGCACGGAGGCAGCCCCATGGTTACTGCTGGACTGCCTCTTCCCGAGGCTTACATAGTGGAGAACCTGGAGCTGGTTGAAAAAGGCTTCAGTAacttaaagaaacaaattgaaaatgCCAGAATGTTTGGAGTTCCTGTGGTTGTGGCCGTGAATGCATTCAAGACAGATACGGAGGCCGAGCTGGACCTCGTCAGCCGCCTTGCCAAAGAACATGGGGCTTTTGATGCTGTGAAATGCACACACTGGGCAGAAGGGGGTATGGGTGCCTTAGCCCTAGCTCAGGCTGTCCAGAGAGCAGCTCAGGCACCCAGCAGCTTCCAGCTCCTTTATGACCTCAAGCTCCCAGTTGAGGATAAAATCAGGATCATCGCACAGAAAATCTATGGGGCTGACGACATAGAATTGCTTCCTGAAGCTCAACACAAAGCTGAAGTCTACACGAAACAGGGCTTTGGGAACCTGCCTATCTGCATGGCCAAAACACACTTGTCCTTGTCTCATAACCCAGAGCAAAAGGGTGTGCCCACAGGCTTTGTCTTGCCCATTCGTGACATCCGTGCCAGCGACGGGCCGGTTTTCTGTACCCCTTGGTAGGGAAGATGAGCACAATGCCTGGACTCCCCACTCGGCCCTGTTTCTATGATATTGATTTGGACCCTGAAACTGAACAGGTGAATGGGTTGTTCTGAACAGATTGCCTCTCTTCAAGATGCTGCTCCAAACATTTGGCCAATGTGCATTCAGGCCGACTGTTGGTTAGGAAGTGTGGGGAAGTCGAGAGAAGTCAACCCCTGCCCTGAAGATCTTAGGAAGTAAAGACCAAGAATTCCCCCAGAAGCCTCTCTTTGGTCTTAATCCCCACCATCATGTATAAATTAACATAAATCATGCACAAGTCTACTTACTTTATTGAAGTgccacagaataaaagaaaatgattttgcGATCTGgatgtttaaatataaattctagcattcaaaaaaaaaaaaaaagaaaatggtttaaagacataaatgtgagacctgagaccataaaaatcctagaaaagagcatgggcagtaatttctctgacatcagtctTAGCAACTTTTTTTCTACATAGGCCCTCTgagccaagggaaacaaaagaaaaatggattacTGAGActtgatcaaaattaaaaccttctgcaaaagaaagaaacaatcaagaaaactaaaaggcagcctattgaatgggagaagatatttgcaaatgacatccaataaagggttaaaatccaaaatatataaaaaacttgtAAAATGCAACACTGAAAAcctaataatataatttaaaatggacagaagacatgaacagacatttctccaaagaaggtatccaaatggccaatggacacatgaacagatgctcatcatcacttatcatcagggaatacaaatcaaaactacaatatcacctcacacttgtcaggaAAGCTAAAATTAACGACACAAGAAACAAGTCAcgtagagaaagggaaaccctcttgcacaatttgtgagaatgcaaactggtgcagcaactccagagaacagtatggaggttcctcaaaaagttaaaaatagaaccatcctacaatccagtaatcccactaaTGAGTAATTTactcccaaaatacaaaaaacactaattcaaagagatacatgaacagcattattttataatgtttacagcagcattgtttacaatgccccagatatggaaacaaccaattgatgaatggacacattaatggaatattattcagccataaaaaataatgaaatcttgccatttgcaacaacatagatgaggGTTAGAGAGtacaatgttaaatgaaatagctcagtgaaagacaaatgccatatgatttcactcatatatggaacttaagaaacaaaacaaaggagcaaagggaaaaaagagatagagaaaccaagaaatggattcttaataatagagaacaaaataaaggTGACTAGATGGGAGGTAAGTGGGGGGACTAGAGGAAAAAGATGCTGGGGTTAAGGAGTGCAcataccatgatgagcactgtatgattaaattaaaaacttaaaaaaaaatagagtgtgtTTTATAGCTTGGGATGTGttttatcttggtgaatattACATATGAACTTGAGTATATTGAGTATATGAGTACATTCTGCTGCTGCTggattaaatgttttatacatgTCAATTAGGCCTAATTAATTAATGTTActgataagagaaaaataagataaaattgatTCTTATGGGAGCCAGGATAAAAATTCTGATACTGCTATTCAACTAAACATGAACTGAGTATTAAGTAAATGGATGGTATATAATGGGAGCCAGGTGTCTTACTGTTGGGATGGTAATTTCTAGCTCAGTAAGAGGAGGCTAAATGATTCAGGTGATAATGGATTAGAATTACAGACATCAGTAAGAACTAATGTTTAACATAGATCCAGATGTGGATATAAGGATATAattatagatatgtgtatatacacatattagtataattacatattttttttttgctttcagttgAGAGTGCCCAAAAGAAATGATACCATAGTAGCAATGGGTGCATTTAGCACTCTGATCTTGGTTTCAATTTTCCAATAAGAAACCCAGGATtctttgggaaataaataaactatgacTAGGGAAGGGAATTTACAAGATGA
It encodes the following:
- the LOC112913041 gene encoding LOW QUALITY PROTEIN: C-1-tetrahydrofolate synthase, cytoplasmic-like (The sequence of the model RefSeq protein was modified relative to this genomic sequence to represent the inferred CDS: inserted 1 base in 1 codon; deleted 4 bases in 3 codons; substituted 1 base at 1 genomic stop codon), which gives rise to MAPAEILNGKVVSAQIRERLKNQVTMKWMKEQVPGFIPGLAILQVGDRDDSNLYINVKLKAAEEIGIRATHIKLPRTATESEVLKYVTSLNEDLTVHGFIVQLPLDSENPINTEAVVNAIVPEKDVDGLTSISAGKLARGDLKDCFIPCTPKGCLELIKETGVQIAGRHAVVVGHSKIVGAPMHDLLLWNHATVTTCHSKTANLSEEVNKGDILVVATGQPEMVKGEWIKPGAIVIDCGINYIPDDTKPNGRKVVGDVAYNEAKERAGFITPVPGGVGPMKVAMLMQSTVESAKRFLEKFKPGKWMIQYNNLNLKTPVPSDIDISRSCKPKPIGSLAREIGLLSEEVELYGDTKAKVLLSALERLKHQPDGKYVVVTGITPTPLGEGKSTTTIGLVQALGAHLHQNVFACVRQPSQGPTFGIKGGAAGGGYSQVIPMEEFNLHLTGDIHAITAANNLVAAAIDARMFHELTQTDKALFNHLVPSVNGVRKFSDIQIRRXLQRLGIEKTDPTALTDDEINRFARLDIDPETITWQRVLDTNDRFLRKITIGQAPTEKGHTRTAQFDISVASEIVAVLALTSSLEDMRERLSKMVVASSKKGEPISTEDLGVSGALTVLMKDAIKPNLMQTLEGTPVFVHAGPFANIAHGNSSIIADRIALKLVGPEGFVVTEAGFGADIGMEKFFNIKCRYSGLRPHVVVLVATVRALKMHGGSPMVTAGLPLPEAYIVENLELVEKGFSNLKKQIENARMFGVPVVVAVNAFKTDTEAELDLVSRLAKEHGAFDAVKCTHWAEGGMGALALAQAVQRAAQAPSSFQLLYDLKLPVEDKIRIIAQKIYGADDIELLPEAQHKAEVYTKQGFGNLPICMAKTHLSLSHNPEQKGVPTGFVLPIRDIRASDGXGFLYPLVGKMSASLQDAAPNIWPMCIQADCWLGSVGKSREVNPCPEDLRK